The proteins below are encoded in one region of Candidatus Hydrogenedentota bacterium:
- a CDS encoding undecaprenyl-diphosphate phosphatase, producing MLYVKAVLLGLVEGITEFLPISSTGHMILLEDLLSLGGREGFAEAFMVIIQLPAIMAVVLYFWKQLWPFGGDTDTRAVLGLWCRVAAAFLPAAVLGFLLDDFIEARLFNPLTVAVALITGGLVLLLLERRPPAVKYQSVLDIGFKTAVLVGFFQCLAMVPGTSRSAATIIGAVALGAGRAAAAEFSFFLAVPTMLGATALKVLKNGLDFSAQEWLLLAVGSAVSFATAYAVIAAFMNYIRRRSFIPFAWYRLALGAVVLAWMLLRA from the coding sequence GTGCTGTATGTGAAAGCCGTCCTGCTGGGGCTGGTGGAGGGAATCACCGAGTTTCTCCCCATCAGCAGCACGGGCCACATGATTCTGCTGGAGGACCTGCTGTCCCTGGGCGGGCGCGAGGGCTTCGCCGAGGCGTTCATGGTCATCATCCAACTGCCCGCCATCATGGCCGTGGTGCTCTATTTCTGGAAACAGCTCTGGCCTTTCGGCGGGGACACGGACACCCGCGCGGTGCTCGGCCTATGGTGCCGTGTCGCGGCGGCGTTCCTGCCCGCGGCCGTGCTGGGTTTCCTGCTGGACGACTTCATCGAGGCGAGGCTCTTCAACCCGCTCACCGTGGCCGTCGCCCTGATCACCGGCGGGCTGGTCCTGCTCCTTCTTGAGCGCCGCCCGCCCGCCGTAAAATACCAAAGCGTGCTTGACATCGGCTTCAAAACCGCCGTGCTGGTGGGCTTTTTCCAGTGCCTTGCCATGGTCCCCGGCACCTCGCGCTCCGCCGCCACCATCATCGGCGCGGTGGCCCTCGGCGCGGGCCGCGCCGCCGCCGCCGAGTTCTCCTTTTTCCTGGCCGTCCCCACCATGCTCGGCGCCACCGCGTTGAAGGTGCTGAAAAACGGCCTGGACTTCTCCGCGCAGGAGTGGCTGCTCCTGGCCGTCGGGTCCGCCGTCTCCTTCGCCACCGCCTACGCCGTCATCGCCGCCTTCATGAACTACATCCGGCGGCGCAGTTTCATCCCCTTCGCCTGGTACCGCCTGGCCCTG